The DNA region acaaaatttcaaagacatttgtataactacatgaataggaaaggtttggaggcatatgagccaaacacaggctgGTGGGTCTAGTTTGGTTtcagaacatagtcagcatgaactagttggactgaagggtctgtttctgtgttgtatgactctgtaactgttctatactgattttaaaaccattttcttgcctttccccataaccatccacttctttcttgttcaaaaatcagatgaagtcagcattgaaaatatttaatgaccccCAAACTGCAGGAAgagatccccacttctgaactcaattcctcttgctataacatcccacttgccttgctcattgctgcatctgtctgacaactggcattgactggtgtagaaggacactgaggaccctttgtacatccacacatcattcctgacgaagggctcgtgcccgaaatgtcactctcctgctcctcagatgccgcttgacctgctgtgtttttccagggccacactttttgactctgatctccagcatctgcagtcctcactttctccacatcccaaaatattttcatttaaacCATGCACCTCCTTTCTGCCTTTATTTTCCACAGTAAGGACTATAACTTCACACtgtggtactgcatttgccaATTGAAGCACAGTCCTGGACCAAATTTTCCAGAGTCTatcccctccctggattcactccgttTCCCTTCCGTtactgacaactggcattgactggtgtagaaggaacCGAGGACcttttgtacatccacacatcattcctgacgaagggctcctgcccaaaacgtcattctcctgctcttcagaatcccagaatgaaaaaaagagggtaaagcactgaggatgtcacctagacaggggacgaaacgtttgcaacacaaattcccagctcggcgaacagaaccacaacaacgagcacccgagctacaaatcttctcccaaactttgaacacctatggGAGAGAGATGCTAAGACATACCAGGAAATGGGAATCTTGTGCCAACCGGCTAAGCGCCACATCCGAACAACTCTGGTTCCTGCACACTACAAatggtggaggaaagatcacagaaacgcttcacaggaggctcccaagcactgaggatgtcacctagacagggaacgaaacgtctgcaacacaaattcccagctcggcaaacagaaccacaacagtaggaaggatgttgtgaaacttaaagctTCAGAAACtatttgtaaggatgttgctcgggttggaaggtttgagcctCAAGAAGAGGCtgatcataattcagttacatttagtttagcgatggaaaggaagaggtacatgccacagggcaagagttatagatgggggaagggcaattataatgccaCTAGGCAAGACTTAGGGGGCATGGAATGGAATAGCAAAATGTAGGGGACAGGGACAAATCGAACTGTGGAGctgatttaaggaacagatattggtgtctttgataggtatgtccgtatggagtggtggacagtgtggaagaatgttgcaggaggacttggataaactgcagaattgggctgagagatggtaaatggagttcaatgcagataaatgtgaggtgattcactttggaagaatcaaataggaaggcagaataccagatcaatggaaagattcatggtagtgtggatgtgcagagggttCTTTGTGTCCACGttcatagattcctgaaagttaccacccaggttggtagtgctgttaagaaggcatacggtgcgtGAGGTTTTATTGATAGAGCGATTGATGTCATgatgcaactatacaaaatgctagtgtggcctcacttggaatactgtgtatagttctggtcactcccttacaggaaggatgtggaagcattggaaaaggtgcagaagagatttaccagatttTCTCTGGTCTGGAGtgaggtcttatgagaaaaggctgagagacttgggtctgttctcattggagaaaaggtggCTAAGCGGGaatttaatagagacgtacaacatgatcagaggaatagatagggtGCACAGTGAGTGTCttttcctagaatgatgatgTTGGCTTATACGAGGAGGCGTAcctgtaaattgaggggtgatagatttaagacagatgtcagaggaagattctttacacagagtgataagtgtgtggaatgccttgcctgccaattgtagttaactcagccacattagggacatttaaacattccttggataagcacatggatgatgacagGATAGTGtagggcttagattagttcataggtcggcgcaacatcgagggccgaagggccttttctgcactgtattgttctatgttctatattctactccccctgcgatggcacatgaactcgctggtgcctctGCAGGTGGGAGGAacgagtgaatcccttcccacactgagagcaggtgaacagcctctccctggtgtgaaccAGCTGGTGGGTCCGCAGGCCAGAAGAATcaatgaatcccttcccacacatggagcaggtgaatggcctctccccgctGTGAacacgctggtgggtcagcaggatgGAAGAATtgatgaatcccttcccacactgtgagcagatgaatggcctctccccgttgtggacccgctggtgggtcaggagTGTGGCTGACTGAGAgaaccccttcccacacacggagcaggtgaacagcttctctcCCGTGTGGAGGCGCTGGTGCGTCTGCAGGTTTCCCATCTGACTGAATCCCTGCCCACACACAGAgggtgaatggcttctccccagtgtggacccgctggtggatcAGGAGAGtagatgactgagtgaatcccttcccgcacaCATGGCAGGTGAACAGCCCCTCTCCAGTGTGTACGCGTTGATGGATCAACAGTCCAGATGACTGAACAAACCCCTTTCCGCACACAGGGCACACGAATGGCTTctctcccgtgtggacccgctggtgcgtcTGCAGGTTGCCCATCCgactgaatcccttcccgcacgtggagcaggtgaatggcttctctccGGTGTGAACACGCTGGTGTCTCACGAGGTGGGATGCTTCAATGAATCT from Hemiscyllium ocellatum isolate sHemOce1 chromosome 27 unlocalized genomic scaffold, sHemOce1.pat.X.cur. SUPER_27_unloc_1, whole genome shotgun sequence includes:
- the LOC132807090 gene encoding zinc finger protein 239-like: MGKPWICGVCGKGFPSPSALENHRRIHTGERPFTCSQCEQRFIEASHLVRHQRVHTGEKPFTCSTCGKGFSRMGNLQTHQRVHTGEKPFVCPVCGKGFVQSSGLLIHQRVHTGEGLFTCHVCGKGFTQSSTLLIHQRVHTGEKPFTLCVWAGIQYASSYKPTSSF